Proteins from one Deinococcus sp. AB2017081 genomic window:
- a CDS encoding cupin domain-containing protein, with translation MDSLSLKPGERADLPGLPAQVGTLHFPAGTVLPPTSHEQDEISFILAGVLQAESGGQRTTLRGGDVSFIPAGERHSAVVEEAVTLSFVLLARR, from the coding sequence GTGGACTCCCTCTCCCTGAAGCCCGGTGAACGTGCCGACCTGCCCGGCCTGCCCGCCCAGGTCGGCACCCTTCACTTCCCGGCCGGTACGGTGCTGCCGCCCACCTCTCACGAGCAGGACGAGATCAGCTTCATCCTTGCCGGCGTCCTGCAGGCCGAGAGCGGCGGCCAGCGCACCACGCTGCGGGGCGGCGACGTGTCTTTCATCCCGGCGGGCGAGCGCCACAGCGCGGTCGTCGAGGAGGCCGTGACCCTGAGCTTCGTGCTGCTGGCGCGTCGGTAA